A region from the Pseudonocardia petroleophila genome encodes:
- a CDS encoding Rv1733c family protein has translation MARRRQRADRVRAGRRFTDLVEDGAAWLLASAGAFLLVAAFLTGSAAYGSAVERGRVERATRTATEAVLLEDAQAVIGEPGTVPALVSVAARWIGSDGAPRTGRVMAGAGTRAGSTMTVWLDRDGRAVAPPVDEAGAVVIGGGAAMALLVGGGMVLGGCWAAVRGLLWRANSARWQREWARVGPEWSRSVL, from the coding sequence ATGGCCCGCAGACGGCAGCGCGCTGACCGGGTCCGGGCGGGCCGGCGGTTCACCGACCTCGTCGAGGACGGCGCGGCCTGGTTGCTGGCCTCGGCCGGGGCGTTCCTGCTCGTGGCCGCGTTCCTGACCGGGTCCGCCGCGTACGGGAGCGCCGTCGAACGGGGCCGCGTGGAGCGGGCGACCCGCACGGCGACCGAGGCGGTCCTGCTGGAGGACGCGCAGGCGGTCATCGGCGAGCCGGGGACGGTGCCCGCCCTCGTGTCGGTCGCGGCCCGCTGGATCGGGTCCGACGGGGCGCCGCGCACGGGACGGGTGATGGCGGGGGCGGGCACCCGGGCCGGCAGCACGATGACCGTCTGGCTGGACCGCGACGGGCGGGCCGTGGCGCCTCCGGTCGACGAGGCCGGAGCCGTCGTCATCGGGGGCGGTGCGGCGATGGCCCTGCTGGTCGGCGGCGGCATGGTGCTCGGTGGCTGCTGGGCGGCGGTGCGCGGCCTGCTCTGGCGCGCCAACTCCGCCCGCTGGCAACGGGAGTGGGCCCGGGTCGGTCCGGAATGGAGCCGGAGCGTGCTCTGA
- a CDS encoding universal stress protein, translating into MSTSRSRTVVVGIDGSQSALEAARWAADEASRRHLRLRLVYAFGWTTELVVGHPGLGERRRDIMLEHARRDLAAAEAVAVEHAPGLAVERELVVGYPIGVLVTESRRADLVVVGDRGLSRIGGLLLGSVAMALAAHGACPVVVVRGAGQELPASAPVVVGIDGSPVSEAALAFAYEEASLRGAPLVAVHTWMDLVADPVIAPLLDWEAIEVDERVVLGERLAGWAEKYPDVPVRRVVTRDGPAHALLKEAVGARLLVVGSRGRGGFAGIVLGSVGHALLHRSPCPVAVVRPEEPGEGAGPDGPQTAAR; encoded by the coding sequence ATGAGCACTTCACGGAGCAGGACCGTGGTCGTGGGCATCGACGGCTCGCAGAGCGCGCTGGAGGCGGCGCGATGGGCGGCCGACGAGGCGTCGCGCCGGCATCTCCGGCTCAGGCTGGTGTACGCGTTCGGCTGGACCACCGAGCTCGTCGTCGGGCATCCCGGTCTGGGGGAGCGGCGTCGCGACATCATGCTCGAGCACGCCCGGCGGGATCTGGCCGCGGCCGAGGCGGTCGCGGTGGAGCACGCCCCCGGCCTGGCCGTGGAGCGTGAGCTCGTCGTGGGCTACCCGATCGGGGTGCTGGTGACGGAGTCGCGGCGGGCGGACCTGGTGGTGGTCGGTGACCGCGGACTGAGCCGGATCGGGGGTCTGCTGCTGGGGTCGGTGGCGATGGCGCTGGCCGCGCACGGTGCCTGCCCGGTGGTCGTCGTGCGCGGCGCGGGGCAGGAGCTGCCCGCCTCGGCGCCGGTCGTCGTGGGGATCGACGGGTCCCCGGTGAGCGAGGCGGCGCTGGCCTTCGCCTACGAGGAGGCGTCGCTGCGCGGGGCCCCGCTGGTGGCGGTGCACACCTGGATGGACCTGGTGGCCGACCCGGTGATCGCGCCGCTGCTGGACTGGGAGGCCATCGAGGTCGACGAGCGCGTCGTGCTGGGGGAGCGGCTCGCGGGCTGGGCCGAGAAGTACCCGGACGTGCCGGTGCGCCGCGTCGTCACCCGGGACGGGCCGGCGCACGCCCTGCTGAAGGAGGCGGTCGGCGCCCGGCTGCTGGTCGTGGGGTCGCGCGGGCGCGGCGGGTTCGCGGGCATCGTGCTCGGGTCGGTCGGCCACGCGCTGCTGCACCGCAGCCCGTGCCCGGTCGCCGTCGTCCGGCCCGAGGAGCCGGGGGAGGGGGCCGGCCCCGATGGCCCGCAGACGGCAGCGCGCTGA
- a CDS encoding SulP family inorganic anion transporter codes for MSGVRRLGALPGAGVRPGLSALRWRDRPAVVADLLAGATIAAYLVPQVLAYAEVAGLPAVAGLWASVAALTAYAVLGSSRLLSVGPESTTAVMTLIAIAPLAAGDPGRHAALSAALAALVGVLCVAARVARLGFLADLLSRPVLVGYLTGIALIMIAGQLGRLTGIPVEGGTFVEDVAGAVGGLDQVHPPTLVLSAAVLAVLVVVALVLPRLPGPLLAVLLATAASAALDLPRLGVAVVGATPPGLPSFALPAVGPADLGALLLPALGVALVAYSDNVLTGRAFARDGQRVDADQELLALGAANLAAGVLQGFPVSSSGSRTAIGAAVGGRSQLASVVTVLLVLGVLLVGGPVLAAFPTAALGALVVYAAVRLVSWREFRRFARFRRSELLIAVATTTAVLALGVLTGVLAAIGLSILDLLRRVSRPHDGVLGFVPGLAGMHDVDDHPGATTVPGLVVYRYDAPLCFANAEDFRTRALAAVDADPRPAWLLLNLEAVVEVDITAVDALFALCDELERRGVVVALARVKHELLEDLVRSGLRDRIGADRIFPTLPTAVAAYRAEAPCPST; via the coding sequence GTGAGCGGGGTGCGGCGCCTCGGCGCGCTGCCCGGGGCCGGGGTCCGCCCGGGACTCTCGGCACTGCGCTGGCGCGACCGGCCCGCGGTGGTCGCCGACCTCCTCGCCGGCGCCACGATCGCGGCCTACCTGGTGCCCCAGGTGCTCGCCTACGCCGAGGTGGCCGGGCTGCCGGCGGTCGCGGGGCTGTGGGCGTCGGTGGCCGCGCTCACGGCGTACGCCGTGCTCGGATCCTCCCGGCTGCTCTCGGTCGGGCCGGAGTCGACGACCGCGGTGATGACCCTCATCGCGATCGCCCCGCTCGCGGCGGGCGACCCGGGCCGCCATGCAGCGCTCTCCGCCGCGCTCGCCGCGCTGGTCGGGGTGCTGTGCGTCGCCGCGCGGGTGGCGCGGCTGGGGTTCCTGGCCGACCTGCTGTCGCGCCCGGTGCTCGTCGGCTACCTCACCGGGATCGCCCTGATCATGATCGCCGGGCAGCTCGGCAGGCTCACCGGGATACCGGTCGAGGGCGGCACCTTCGTCGAGGACGTCGCCGGCGCCGTGGGCGGGCTCGACCAGGTCCACCCGCCCACGCTCGTCCTGTCGGCGGCGGTGCTGGCCGTGCTCGTGGTCGTCGCACTCGTCCTGCCCCGGCTGCCCGGGCCACTGCTCGCGGTCCTGCTCGCCACCGCGGCGAGCGCCGCCCTCGACCTGCCGCGCCTCGGGGTGGCCGTGGTCGGGGCGACCCCGCCGGGGCTGCCGTCGTTCGCCCTGCCGGCGGTGGGCCCGGCCGACCTGGGCGCCCTGCTGCTGCCCGCCCTCGGCGTCGCGCTCGTCGCGTACTCCGACAACGTGCTCACCGGGCGGGCCTTCGCCCGCGACGGACAGCGGGTCGACGCCGACCAGGAGCTGCTCGCGCTCGGCGCCGCCAACCTCGCCGCCGGCGTCCTGCAGGGCTTCCCGGTCAGCAGCAGCGGCAGCCGGACCGCGATCGGCGCGGCGGTGGGGGGACGCAGCCAGCTCGCCTCGGTGGTGACGGTCCTGCTCGTGCTCGGCGTGCTCCTCGTCGGGGGCCCGGTCCTCGCGGCCTTCCCGACCGCGGCGCTGGGCGCGCTCGTCGTCTACGCGGCCGTCCGGCTCGTGTCGTGGCGGGAGTTCCGCCGGTTCGCCCGGTTCCGCCGCTCCGAGCTGCTGATCGCGGTGGCGACCACCACCGCCGTGCTCGCCCTGGGTGTGCTCACCGGCGTGCTCGCCGCCATCGGCCTGTCGATCCTCGACCTGCTGCGGCGGGTGTCCCGGCCGCACGACGGCGTCCTCGGGTTCGTGCCCGGCCTGGCCGGCATGCACGACGTCGACGACCACCCCGGCGCCACGACCGTCCCGGGCCTGGTGGTCTACCGCTACGACGCACCGCTCTGCTTCGCCAACGCCGAGGACTTCCGCACCCGCGCGCTGGCCGCGGTCGACGCCGACCCGCGGCCGGCGTGGCTGCTGCTGAACCTCGAGGCGGTCGTCGAGGTCGACATCACGGCGGTGGACGCGCTGTTCGCGCTGTGCGACGAGCTGGAACGGCGCGGCGTCGTCGTGGCGCTGGCCCGCGTCAAGCACGAGCTGCTCGAGGACCTCGTGCGCAGCGGCCTCCGGGACCGCATCGGCGCGGACCGGATCTTCCCGACCCTCCCCACCGCGGTGGCGGCCTACCGTGCGGAGGCGCCGTGTCCGTCGACCTGA
- a CDS encoding NUDIX hydrolase, with product MSVDLTAPSRVEHYHDPLAPPATVVVPLVYAVVRDATGRVLLVRRVDTGDWELPGGRVDPGESAVTALVREVAEESGLVVDVQGVAGLYSDPGHVVEQAGTVRQPFAVCFHATARPGVPRPDRCETSAARWCGVAELDGLPMQPAVRVRVDDAIGRPAVVHLG from the coding sequence GTGTCCGTCGACCTGACCGCACCGTCCCGCGTCGAGCACTACCACGATCCGCTCGCCCCACCGGCCACCGTCGTGGTGCCACTGGTGTACGCGGTGGTCCGGGACGCGACCGGCCGCGTCCTGCTGGTCCGCCGCGTCGACACGGGCGACTGGGAGCTGCCCGGTGGCCGGGTCGACCCCGGGGAGTCGGCCGTGACGGCGCTCGTGCGCGAGGTGGCCGAGGAGAGCGGGCTGGTGGTCGACGTCCAGGGGGTCGCGGGGCTGTACTCCGATCCCGGCCACGTCGTGGAGCAGGCGGGGACGGTGCGGCAGCCGTTCGCGGTCTGCTTCCACGCGACCGCACGGCCCGGGGTGCCACGGCCCGACCGGTGCGAGACCAGCGCGGCCCGGTGGTGCGGGGTCGCCGAACTCGACGGACTGCCGATGCAGCCCGCGGTGCGGGTACGGGTGGACGACGCGATCGGGCGCCCCGCGGTGGTGCACCTGGGCTGA
- a CDS encoding universal stress protein, with amino-acid sequence MDDDDGRPIVVGVDASDSAREAAEWAADLASARRAPLHLVHVVPGGYQDAPITPGPAWLTELRDVALRLGVDACVAQVQPGEPVGVLAARAEDAAMLVLGSYGEAAWSGMLAGTVALALLERVRCPVAVIRGRAPHVPPPRGGPVVVGVDGSPAGRAALDVAAGIALALGARLVGTRAWSDIAAGSDGSAHRRPEDWTALAAEAGDLVAAELGRVAAAHPGLAVEHDVDEDTPLRALLDRAEAARMIVVGHRRAVPQPAGRPGMLLGSTSRGLVEFAPCPVVVVGPAMVAAQPFTGART; translated from the coding sequence ATGGACGACGACGACGGCCGGCCGATCGTGGTCGGCGTAGACGCCTCGGACTCCGCCAGGGAGGCCGCGGAGTGGGCCGCGGACCTCGCGTCCGCCCGGCGCGCGCCGCTGCACCTCGTGCACGTGGTGCCGGGCGGCTACCAGGACGCGCCGATCACGCCGGGGCCCGCGTGGCTGACCGAGCTGCGCGACGTCGCGCTGCGCCTGGGCGTGGACGCCTGCGTCGCGCAGGTGCAGCCCGGGGAACCGGTCGGTGTCCTCGCCGCCCGGGCCGAGGACGCGGCGATGCTGGTCCTCGGCAGCTACGGCGAGGCCGCGTGGTCGGGCATGCTCGCGGGCACGGTGGCGCTCGCGCTGCTGGAGCGCGTCCGGTGCCCGGTCGCGGTGATCCGGGGCCGGGCCCCGCACGTCCCGCCGCCGCGCGGCGGGCCGGTCGTGGTGGGCGTCGACGGGTCCCCGGCCGGCCGCGCCGCGCTCGACGTCGCGGCCGGGATCGCGCTGGCGCTGGGCGCCCGCCTGGTGGGCACGCGGGCCTGGTCGGACATCGCCGCCGGGAGCGACGGGTCCGCGCACCGCAGGCCGGAGGACTGGACCGCGCTCGCGGCCGAGGCGGGCGACCTGGTCGCCGCGGAGCTCGGCCGGGTCGCCGCCGCGCACCCGGGTCTCGCGGTCGAGCACGACGTCGACGAGGACACGCCGCTGCGGGCCCTGCTCGACCGGGCCGAGGCGGCCCGGATGATCGTCGTCGGGCACCGCCGGGCCGTGCCGCAGCCCGCCGGGCGGCCGGGGATGCTGCTCGGGTCGACCAGCCGGGGCCTCGTCGAGTTCGCGCCGTGCCCGGTCGTCGTGGTCGGGCCCGCGATGGTCGCGGCGCAGCCGTTCACCGGCGCCCGGACCTGA
- a CDS encoding universal stress protein codes for MDDPAVQDPAVQDPAADHDAAEPPQVVVGTDGTATASRAVAWAATEARVRGLPLRIVHAGPYASGDQAAGRRRAAAILARAFTVARRREPAVEAHTLLSDQAPVAALVHASRHAELLVVGLLGGHPGDLLVGSIAPALTARAHSPVTVVRSDHDLSGRRRPVVVGVEDVAADAAALAVAFADAARHATPLVAVHAHHRPPGSPGAMAEELAHWRARWPGVPVEVREVHGGADEQLLHACRGARLLVLGSSGRGLAARAVLGSTSRTLVRLAPCPVTVVRRDLDLAAGGSPARGAGALRS; via the coding sequence GTGGACGACCCGGCCGTGCAGGACCCAGCTGTGCAGGACCCCGCCGCGGACCACGACGCCGCCGAACCGCCGCAGGTGGTGGTGGGCACGGACGGGACGGCCACCGCCTCGCGGGCCGTCGCGTGGGCCGCGACCGAGGCCCGCGTCCGCGGGCTGCCGCTGCGGATCGTGCACGCCGGCCCCTACGCCTCCGGGGACCAGGCCGCGGGGCGACGGCGGGCGGCGGCGATCCTCGCCCGCGCCTTCACCGTCGCCCGGCGGCGCGAACCCGCGGTCGAGGCCCACACCCTGCTGTCCGACCAGGCGCCCGTCGCCGCGCTGGTGCACGCCTCCCGGCACGCGGAGCTGCTCGTCGTCGGCCTGCTGGGCGGCCACCCGGGGGACCTGCTGGTCGGGTCGATCGCCCCCGCACTGACCGCCAGGGCGCACAGCCCGGTGACCGTCGTCCGCAGCGACCACGACCTGTCCGGGCGCCGGCGGCCGGTCGTCGTCGGGGTCGAGGACGTCGCGGCCGACGCCGCCGCGCTGGCCGTCGCGTTCGCCGACGCCGCGCGGCACGCGACGCCGCTGGTCGCCGTGCACGCCCACCACCGGCCACCCGGCAGCCCCGGTGCGATGGCCGAGGAGCTGGCGCACTGGCGGGCCCGCTGGCCCGGCGTGCCGGTCGAGGTGCGGGAGGTGCACGGCGGGGCGGACGAGCAGCTGCTGCACGCCTGCCGCGGCGCCCGGCTGCTGGTGCTCGGGTCATCGGGGCGCGGCCTCGCCGCGCGGGCCGTCCTCGGCTCGACCAGCCGCACGCTGGTCCGGCTCGCGCCCTGCCCGGTCACCGTCGTCCGCCGCGACCTCGACCTCGCCGCGGGCGGGTCCCCGGCGCGCGGGGCCGGGGCGCTGCGGTCCTGA
- a CDS encoding pyridoxal phosphate-dependent decarboxylase family protein, giving the protein MSQVQPGPAPDPVRALLRAAADGAAEYAAGVDARRVAPDPAALAGLAAFDEPLPEVGVDPLATLRLLDGAGGPATVASTGARYFGFVTGGSHPAALGASVLTAAWDQNAALPVMSPVAARLYDVVAGWLVDLLGLPTGTRPVFVSGATVANAACLAAARDAVLAGMGWDVQADGLFGAPPFEVVVGEQAHSTLSKSLGLVGLGRDRVTVVPADDQGRLRADALPRSRGPVLVCAQAGEVNTGAFDPFDAIADWLAERSGWLHVDGAFGLWALADPGRAGLTAGLDRADSWATDGHKWLNVGYDCGIAFTRRTADLHRTFAAVAGYLPAATGPDRFDAMHHTPQSSQRARQFEVWAVLRSLGRAGVADLVTRTCTVAATIADGLRAGGLIVLNDVVLNQVLVRLHDGPTTEALIAAVQADGRIWCGPTRWDGATAMRISVSSWRTDLDDAATAVATVLDCAARLRG; this is encoded by the coding sequence ATGTCGCAGGTGCAGCCCGGGCCCGCCCCGGATCCGGTCCGTGCGCTGCTGCGGGCCGCGGCGGACGGCGCGGCGGAGTACGCCGCCGGCGTCGACGCGCGCCGGGTCGCGCCGGACCCGGCGGCGCTGGCCGGGTTGGCCGCGTTCGACGAACCGCTGCCGGAGGTCGGCGTGGACCCCCTCGCGACGCTGCGGCTGCTGGACGGGGCCGGCGGCCCGGCGACCGTGGCCTCCACCGGCGCCCGGTACTTCGGGTTCGTCACCGGCGGCAGCCACCCGGCGGCACTGGGCGCCTCGGTCCTGACCGCGGCGTGGGACCAGAACGCCGCGCTCCCGGTGATGTCGCCGGTGGCGGCGCGGCTCTACGACGTCGTGGCCGGCTGGCTGGTGGACCTGCTCGGGCTGCCCACCGGCACCCGGCCGGTGTTCGTCAGCGGCGCCACCGTGGCCAACGCCGCCTGCCTGGCCGCGGCCCGGGACGCGGTGCTCGCCGGGATGGGCTGGGACGTGCAGGCCGACGGCCTGTTCGGCGCGCCGCCGTTCGAGGTGGTCGTCGGCGAGCAGGCGCACTCCACGCTGTCCAAGTCGCTCGGCCTGGTCGGCCTAGGGCGCGACCGGGTGACCGTCGTCCCGGCCGACGACCAGGGCCGGCTGCGCGCCGACGCGCTCCCCCGCTCCCGCGGACCCGTCCTGGTGTGCGCCCAGGCCGGCGAGGTCAACACCGGCGCCTTCGACCCGTTCGACGCCATCGCCGACTGGCTGGCCGAGCGCTCCGGCTGGCTGCACGTCGACGGGGCGTTCGGGCTGTGGGCCCTGGCGGACCCGGGCCGGGCCGGGTTGACCGCCGGGCTGGACCGGGCCGACTCGTGGGCCACCGACGGCCACAAGTGGCTCAACGTCGGTTACGACTGCGGCATCGCCTTCACCCGCCGCACCGCCGACCTGCACCGCACCTTCGCCGCCGTCGCCGGCTACCTGCCGGCCGCGACCGGGCCGGACCGGTTCGACGCGATGCACCACACCCCGCAGTCCTCCCAGCGGGCCCGCCAGTTCGAGGTGTGGGCGGTGCTGCGGTCCCTCGGCCGGGCCGGCGTGGCCGACCTGGTCACCCGCACCTGCACGGTGGCCGCGACGATCGCCGACGGGCTGCGCGCCGGTGGTCTGATCGTCCTGAACGACGTCGTCCTCAACCAGGTGCTGGTGCGGCTGCACGACGGCCCGACCACCGAGGCGCTGATCGCCGCCGTGCAGGCCGACGGGCGGATCTGGTGCGGCCCGACCCGCTGGGACGGGGCGACCGCGATGCGGATCAGCGTGTCCTCCTGGCGGACCGACCTCGACGACGCCGCCACCGCCGTCGCGACCGTCCTGGACTGCGCGGCGCGGCTGCGGGGCTGA
- a CDS encoding NADP-dependent oxidoreductase, protein MPSATMKAVRIHEFGGPQVLRHEDVPVPRPGPGEVLVRVRAVGLNPPDWYAREGMPDVPAELKPPFRMPLIPGTDVSGVVESVNDDVPGLAVGDEVIGLLNFPDSLQAGAYAEYVTARASDLALKPAGVDHLQGAGLPMSALTAWQFLVEPGHDHPSPFQEARHRPVPLDGRTTVLVNGAAGGVGHLAVQLAVWKGARVVAVASGAHEAFLRELGADEFVDYTAQRPEDAVRDVDVVLDTVGGPGSRRFLRTVRRGGSLFPVYFGEFDDDENAALGVTVTSAQVRSNGAQLAEIARLLADGTIRVAIDSTFPLEEARAAHERAARGHLRGKIVLTVP, encoded by the coding sequence ATGCCGAGCGCGACCATGAAGGCCGTCCGGATCCACGAGTTCGGCGGCCCGCAGGTGCTCCGCCACGAGGACGTGCCGGTTCCCCGGCCGGGGCCGGGGGAGGTGCTGGTCCGGGTGCGCGCGGTGGGTCTCAACCCGCCCGACTGGTACGCGCGGGAGGGGATGCCGGACGTCCCCGCCGAGCTCAAGCCCCCGTTCCGGATGCCCCTGATCCCCGGCACCGACGTCTCCGGCGTCGTGGAGTCCGTGAACGACGACGTCCCGGGCCTCGCGGTCGGGGACGAGGTGATCGGCCTGCTGAACTTCCCCGACAGCCTGCAGGCGGGCGCCTACGCCGAGTACGTCACCGCGCGGGCGTCCGACCTCGCGCTCAAGCCGGCCGGGGTCGACCACCTCCAGGGGGCGGGTCTGCCGATGTCGGCGCTGACGGCCTGGCAGTTCCTGGTCGAGCCCGGGCACGACCACCCCTCGCCGTTCCAGGAGGCCCGGCACCGCCCGGTCCCGCTCGACGGGCGGACGACGGTGCTCGTCAACGGGGCGGCCGGTGGGGTCGGGCATCTGGCCGTCCAGCTGGCCGTGTGGAAGGGGGCCCGCGTCGTCGCCGTCGCCTCCGGGGCGCACGAGGCGTTCCTGCGCGAGCTGGGGGCCGACGAGTTCGTCGACTACACCGCGCAGCGGCCCGAGGACGCCGTCCGGGACGTCGACGTCGTCCTGGACACCGTCGGCGGGCCGGGCAGCCGGCGCTTCCTGCGCACCGTCAGGCGCGGCGGATCGCTGTTCCCGGTGTACTTCGGCGAGTTCGACGACGACGAGAACGCCGCGCTGGGCGTCACGGTGACCTCGGCGCAGGTGCGCTCGAACGGGGCGCAGCTCGCCGAGATCGCGCGCCTGCTCGCGGACGGCACGATCCGCGTGGCGATCGACAGCACCTTCCCGCTCGAGGAGGCCCGGGCGGCGCACGAACGGGCGGCGCGGGGACACCTCCGGGGCAAGATCGTGCTGACCGTCCCCTGA
- a CDS encoding TetR/AcrR family transcriptional regulator produces the protein MRADARANHDRVLAVAGTVVAQHGVEVSMRDIARRADVGLATLLRHFPTREALLEALLRTRFDALAARAAEVRTAHPPREALVAWLRDFVACMTDYRGVVTSLVQAIEDPRSALHTSCVGMRAAGTELLTRAQEAHLARADLDGADLFALASSLAWLADQPGHEQRAGHLFDVVMSAVLIDGGPGA, from the coding sequence ATGAGAGCTGACGCACGGGCCAACCACGACCGCGTGCTGGCCGTGGCGGGCACCGTCGTCGCGCAGCACGGCGTCGAGGTCTCCATGCGCGACATCGCCCGCCGGGCCGACGTCGGACTCGCCACCCTGCTGCGCCACTTCCCCACCCGCGAGGCCCTGCTCGAGGCCCTCCTCCGCACGAGGTTCGACGCGCTGGCCGCGCGCGCGGCCGAGGTCCGGACGGCGCACCCGCCCCGGGAGGCCCTGGTGGCGTGGCTGCGTGACTTCGTCGCGTGCATGACGGACTACCGCGGGGTGGTGACCTCGCTCGTGCAGGCCATCGAGGACCCGCGGTCCGCGCTCCACACCTCCTGCGTCGGCATGCGCGCAGCCGGCACGGAGCTCCTCACCCGCGCCCAGGAGGCACACCTGGCCCGGGCCGACCTCGACGGCGCGGACCTGTTCGCCCTGGCCTCGTCGCTCGCCTGGCTCGCCGACCAGCCCGGCCACGAGCAGCGCGCCGGGCACCTGTTCGACGTGGTGATGAGCGCCGTCCTGATCGACGGCGGACCCGGGGCCTGA